The following coding sequences are from one Streptomyces angustmyceticus window:
- a CDS encoding NAD(P)/FAD-dependent oxidoreductase has product MSEQSKSSQAPDRTPHVVIAGAGIAGVQTAVALREQGWPGAITLLGDEPHQPYDRPPLSKAVLLGKAEGSAFDVDFAALGITLHLGRPVTGLVPQDHVIETAEGPVRYDYAVLATGADPIVLPGSEGMPGVHLLRTLDDAERLRPVLAAQHEIVVVGAGWIGAEFATAAREAGCAVTVVEAADRPLAGALPAEVAAHMTGWYADAGAELRTGARVASVTAGAVTLDDGTVLPADAVVIGIGARPATGWLAGSGVEVSPRDGSVLADEQLRTSVPDVYAVGDCASFPSARYGARLLVHHWDNALQGPRTVAENIVRGEAEGVAYDPVPYFWSEQFGRFVQYVGHHGDADELVWRGDPAGAAWSVIWLREGRLVALLAVGRPRDLAQGRKLIERGVVLDRERAANASVPLKAAAQ; this is encoded by the coding sequence GTGAGCGAGCAGAGCAAGTCCTCCCAGGCCCCTGACCGCACGCCGCACGTCGTGATCGCCGGCGCGGGAATCGCGGGTGTGCAGACCGCTGTCGCCCTGCGAGAACAGGGCTGGCCCGGCGCGATCACGCTCCTGGGCGACGAGCCCCACCAGCCCTACGACCGCCCGCCGCTGTCCAAGGCGGTGCTGCTGGGCAAGGCCGAGGGCTCCGCCTTCGACGTCGACTTCGCCGCGCTCGGCATCACCCTCCACCTCGGCCGCCCGGTCACCGGCCTGGTGCCGCAGGACCATGTGATCGAGACGGCCGAGGGCCCGGTCCGCTACGACTACGCGGTCCTGGCGACCGGCGCCGACCCGATCGTGCTGCCCGGCAGCGAGGGCATGCCCGGCGTCCATCTGCTGCGCACCCTGGACGACGCCGAGCGGCTGCGGCCGGTGCTCGCCGCCCAGCACGAGATCGTGGTCGTCGGGGCCGGCTGGATCGGCGCCGAGTTCGCGACTGCGGCCCGTGAGGCGGGCTGCGCGGTCACCGTCGTCGAGGCCGCCGACCGCCCGCTGGCCGGTGCGCTGCCCGCCGAGGTCGCCGCCCACATGACCGGCTGGTACGCGGACGCGGGCGCCGAGCTGCGCACCGGCGCCCGGGTCGCGTCCGTCACCGCGGGCGCGGTCACCCTCGACGACGGCACGGTGCTGCCCGCCGACGCGGTGGTCATCGGCATCGGCGCCCGCCCCGCGACCGGCTGGCTGGCCGGCTCCGGCGTCGAGGTCTCGCCGCGGGACGGCTCCGTGCTGGCCGACGAGCAGCTGCGCACCTCCGTGCCCGACGTCTACGCCGTCGGCGACTGCGCCTCCTTCCCCTCCGCCCGTTACGGCGCCCGCCTGCTGGTCCACCACTGGGACAACGCGCTCCAGGGCCCGCGCACGGTCGCCGAGAACATCGTCCGCGGCGAGGCGGAAGGGGTGGCCTACGATCCCGTCCCGTACTTCTGGTCGGAGCAGTTCGGCCGGTTCGTGCAGTACGTGGGGCATCACGGGGACGCCGACGAGCTGGTGTGGCGCGGCGACCCGGCCGGGGCCGCCTGGTCGGTGATCTGGCTGCGGGAGGGCCGGCTCGTCGCGCTGCTGGCCGTCGGGCGGCCGCGGGACCTCGCCCAGGGCCGCAAGCTGATCGAGCGGGGCGTGGTCCTGGACCGGGAGCGGGCCGCGAACGCGTCGGTGCCGCTGAAGGCCGCGGCGCAGTAG